The window ATTCAGGGGTAGAGACTGTTTAAGGCTCTGAAATGTAGAGCTTGAAGTGGGACGGAGTAGAAGATCAAGGGTGCTGGATCCTGAAACATTGGGCAAAAATGGTGCAGAGTTGGGGGTGAGGGATGAGAAGACTCAACGGGACAAGGGTAAGGCAAGAAGTGAGCCCTCAAGATGGGACACCCAGAGTGGAGGGTCTCTTGGCGAAGGACTGCAAAGGGCAGAGCCCACGTTTTCTGTCTGGTCTCTCCCACTGAGGTTCGGAAAGGAGTAAAGGTGTGGGATGGAAAGTGAGGGGTAAACAGTTCCCCATTCATTCACTCGGCAAATCTCTAATGACTGTCCGCTATGTGCCAGATCCTGCTCCAGGCACCAGAAATGCAGCAAGAACCAGAGAGTTTCTGCCCTTGGGGAATTTCTATCCTAGTGGGGTTGTCACATGATGACCGAGTAACTATGTGCGTGTATTACCACGATGACCCAGCCACCCATACAGCTCTccctctggaggtcagaagtgcACGCCTGTCCTCAGTGCCCACCCCTCGCCCTGCCCTGCAGGTATTGCCTGATGTGCGGCTGTTGCCACGGAGGCTGCCCTTGGCCTTTCGGGATGCGACCTCAGCCCCGCTGCGCAAGCTGTCCGTGGACCTCATTAAGACCTACAAGCACATCAATGAGGTGGGCGGGGGCCCGGCTGGGTGCTGAGGGGTCCTGGCTGCCAGCACAGGTCACTCAGCAGTCCTTATCTGCTGGCCGGCTGGGCAGGTATACTATGCGAAGAAGAAGCGGCGGGCCCAGCAGGCGCCACCTCAGGACTCGAGCaccaagaaggagaaaaaggtcCTGAACCATGGTTATGACGATGACAACCACGACTACATTGTGCGCAGTGGCGAGCGCTGGCTGGAGCGCTACGAGATTGACTCACTCATTGGCAAAGGCTCCTTTGGCCAGGTGTGGGACGCACACCCTGACCCAGGGATTGGGGGGCATGGGCACCCACTGGTATTGACACACAGAAAAGTGGTGCTTTGTTCTGtcccccatcccccttcccatcccctcctccccatcccccacccccattcctcaCTTTGTGACATGTCCTGCCCTGGCAGGTGGTGAAAGCCTATGATCATCAGACCCAGGAGCTCGTGGCCATCAAGATCATCAAGAACAAAAAGGCCTTCCTGAACCAGGCCCAGATTGAGCTGCGGCTGCTAGAGCTGATGAACCAGCACGACACAGAGATGAAGTACTACATAGGTGAGGCCTGGGGCAGCCATACACCCAGTACAGGATGGGGCTAGTGTCTTCAGGGCAGGCTCTGGTCTGTAATTCCCTGACATCAGTGATTCTCTTGCCACCTTCATGATTTCTGACCTATTCCCAGCATAGTGCCGACCAGAATTTATTGGGTGCTCACCAAGGGTCAGGCTTGTTGCAAGCACACGTTGAATCAACTGGTTTCAGTATGACTACAGCCCTGGGGGGAAGGGGCATCATGGCCCACAGCTTGGAGTAGAAAAGGAAGTATTCGGGCGCTATCACTTGCCAAAGGCCACCGAGTTTGTACTCAGTGGAGCTATAATGTCACCAGGCAGTGGACTCCAGGGCCTTTACTCCTGACGTCTGTGTcagtctttttcctcttttcccacaCTGATTCCTCTTAGAAAAAGCAAGAGTAGATTAGAGAGTGTGTTTCTTGAAATACATATGGTTACAGTAAATGGAAAGCGAGTGTCCTCtgccacaaaaataaacagaactgaGAGTAAAACAACGTTACAAAATTAAGGAAATGGCGAAGGGTATTAAAGACCCATCAGCACCAAAGAGAAACGTTCTCTTTCATTTGTCAGGAAGTTGGAGagagacttgaaaaaaatgaacttctctTAATCAAGAAAATCTTTTTCTTGACGTGAATCAAGTTACAGACCGAATGAAAACACCCTGACCAGCAGCTGCCTCCCGTGGGCACACCACTATCTGTCCGGTGCTCACACGGCAGAGTCACAGATCTGCTTGTGGCCTCTCTCCCTATTCCCGTGTGTCCCCGGCTGCCACTGGCCCTCTCCGAGGCTCCGCTTCACCAGCGGCCcatttctgcctccttccccgcAGTGCACCTGAAGCGGCACTTCATGTTTCGGAACCACCTGTGCCTGGTGTTCGAGCTGCTTTCCTACAACCTGTACGACCTCCTGCGCAACACGCACTTCCGCGGAGTCTCGTTGAACCTGACGCGGAAGCTGGCGCAGCAGCTCTGCACAGCGCTGCTCTTCCTGGCCACGCCTGAGCTCAGCATCATTCACTGCGACCTCAAGCCCGAGAACATCCTGCTCTGCAATCCCAAGCGTAGCGCCATCAAGATCGTGGACTTCGGCAGCTCCTGCCAGCTTGGCCAGCGGGTGCGGCACGGCACGGCCcggcccgggggcggggctcACGGCGTGGgtgtggcaggggcgggggcatCGGTGGCTGGAGCCCGAGGGGCGGAGCTAGGCTGGGATGGGGTTGCAGGGCCCAGCCTGAAGTGGCCTGGCGGGTGCCTGAAGGGTAGTATCTGGATGAGGTGTTGGCGGTATGGAGTGtaaggccgggggagggggggatgggggggtaaAAAAGTGCCACAGGATGTAGTTCCCAGTAGGAAACGAAGCGTGAGGCCAGTGTTGAGGCTGCCAGATGTGGGCAGAGTGAAGTTGGGTTGGCTTTGAGCTTGGAGTGATGCTTTGCTAAGTTGTTTGCCCTGTGCCCTTAAGAGGGGACGGGTGCTTTAGTTTTACAGCTTCATGTGAGCAGACATTTGAGATGGCTTGGAAAGGGTCTGGACTGCGGGGGTGGGAAGGGCCTGGGCTTGCAGACTGTCAGCCTCTGATGACCAGGGTCAGGCTTCGGGATGGAGATCAGGGTGAGACTAGGTCAGCAGAGACTTCTGAGGCTGGTGAATAAGATGATGGTAGTGGCTCCTGGAAAGCAGGGGTGCTGGTAACATCCAAGTTTGGAACCTCCGTCCCAGTTTTGGTGAAAGGAAGCTTGTCTCAGCTTTGGGTATGGCCATGGCACCACTAGGGGAGGCTGGGACCTCTGACCGCTGCCTTCTTCCCTGCTCCGCCCCCCAGATCTACCAGTACATCCAGAGCCGCTTCTATCGGTCGCCTGAGGTGCTTCTGGGCACACCCTACGACCTGGCCATTGATATGTGGTCCCTGGGCTGCATCCTGGTGGAGATGCACACTGGAGAGCCCCTCTTCAGTGGCTCCAATGAGGTGTGCTCCCGAGGAGGGGGTGTgctggaggggacagaggccTGGTTGGCCTGATGACCCTGACTGCCCACCCGACTGCTCCACAGGTGGACCAGATGAACCGGATTGTGGAGGTGCTGGGCATCCCACCAGCCCCCATGCTGGACCAGGCACCCAAGGCTCGCAAGTACTTTGAACGGCTGCCTGGGGGTGGCTGGACCCTACGAAGGACAAAGGAACTCAGGAAGGTGCGGCCCCTGCCCCACGCCGCTCCTCCCACCCTGGTGGCCCCTCACTCTCTCACACTTGgggcttcctctctccctgcttcctctcccttgtgtctttcccttccttcctctcccccttgtCTGTCCTCTCCTTCGtcccagcccaccccccctccccccccccgtctctcctACCCACCCCACAACTCTTCTTAGCTTCTCtccttccactttctctcttgtgcctctgtttccccgtgtgtgtctccctgcccctcctgcccactGACGGCCACTCTCttgccccccctcccaccccctccctgccaggaTTACCAGGGCCCCGGGACACGGCGGCTGCAGGAGGTGCTGGGCGTGCAGACGGGCGGGCCCGGGGGCCGGCGGGCGGGGGAGCCGGGCCACAGCCCCGCCGACTACCTCCGCTTCCAGGACCTGGTGCTGCGCATGCTGGAGTATGAGCCCGCCGCCCGCATCAGCCCACTGGGGGCTCTGCAGCACGGCTTCTTCCGCCGCACGGCTGATGAGGCCACCAACACGGGCCCGGCAGGCAGCAGTGCCTCCACCTCGCCCGCACCCCTTGatacctgcccctcctccagcacCGCCAGCTCCATCTCCAGCTCTGGTGGGTGCCCAAGTGCCAGGTGGGCTAGAACAGGAGGGTGGGCAACATGGGTTTGGCCTGACCTGGGGGACCTTGCCACTGGGCCTTCATCTAGAGCTTTGAAATTGTGGGATCCTGGACTCCGGAATGGGTGGGGCAAGAGAGCTCTGCCTGGCTGTGACCTGATCTCTGAAATTGCGCTTGGGCTCACACCTCTGAAACTGCTTCTGACTCTGAAAGCCAAAACTGAGCTCTGATCCTTAATCTCAGAATTGGGCCCATCCTTCAGATAGGCTCTGATCCCAAAGCCCAGGCGTGGGCCTGAGTCGCCAGCCAGACTCGGCCACCCGAAAACCCAGCCACCACCTCTCCTCACCCTAAGGCTTCTCCTCATTTCCTCCCCTGGCACTTCCAGGAGGCTCCAGCGGCTCCTCCAGTGACAACCGGACCTACCGATACAGCAACCGATATTGTGGGGGCCCCGGGCCCCCCATCACTGACTGTGAGATGAACAGCCCCCAGGTACTGGGGCCTTGGGGACCTGGGAGGTGGATAGTGGGTTATCTGGGCTTCAGGACCTGGGTCTCCATCACCCACTATTCCTCTGCTCCTTTAGGTCCCACCCTCCCAGCCGCTGCGCCCCTGGGCAGGGGGTGATGTGCCCCACAAGACACATCAGGCCCCTGCCTCCGCCTCGTCACTGCCAGGGGCCGGGGCCCAGTTACCCCCTCAACCCCGATGCCTTGGCCGTCCCCCATCACCaacctcaccaccacccccggAGCTGATGGATGTGAGCCTGGTGGGCGGCCCTCCGGACTGCTCCCCACCTCACCCGGCGCCTGCCCCCCAGCACCCGGCTGCCTCAGCCCTCCGGACTCGGATGACAGGAGGTCgtccacccctcccaccccctgatGACCCTGCCACTCTGGGGCCTCGCTTGGGCCTCCGTGGTGTACCCCAGAGCACGGCAGCCAGCTCAtgacccagccccctccctggggcccctcctgaagccaTACCCCCCATCTGGGGGCCCTGGGCTCCCATCCTCATCTCTCCCCTTGACTGGAATTGCTGCTACCCAGCTGGGGTGGGTGAGGCCTGCACTGattggggcctggggcagggggtcAAGGAGAGGGGTTTAGGCGCACCCTCCTCACTAAGGACTGGACCCttggccccctctccccccccccttgttttctatttattgtacCAAAGACAGTGGTGGTCCGGTGTCGGGGGGAGACCCCCTTCACCCTAGGGCCctaggagggggtgggggcaggtaggGGGAGATGGCCTTGCTCCTCCTTGCTGTACCCCCCAGTAAAGAGCTTTCTCACATGCCTGCCTGAGAGTTTGCAAGGCCTCGGCTCCCCTCACCTGGCCCTCAGAGGCATGGTGGGGAACGGTGTTTGGGAGGGGGTGCCAGAAAAGCTCTGTCATGAGGGACGCATCCCTGGGGAAGTTATGGCTATTGGCGCAGACACGGGGCTGCAGGAAGTCTGGGGCTACGGAATCCTAGACAAGAGATCCTGGATAGGATCCTAGCCCATGTTTGTCTTTTCCGTGGTAAACACAGACCCTGAACGAGTACACGCCCAGCTGTGGCCTGTCTCTGGGAAACATCAGGATCTGCCCTAATAAGCCAGGGCTTCCACAGAGTCTGCACAGGAGTGGCTCCTTATGCCAGGCAGGCATCTAGTAGGTGCCGAATGCTTGCAGCAGGCCTTATTAATGCCATCTGGGGAATGGCAGGCAGGCAGTGTAAAGTACAGActttaccccacccccacccccatgtctgGTCTTACCCTTTGGAACCGTGACGGAGCAAAGCATTTTGAGATTCTCTGGCAGAAAGATATTCCCGGGGTTTCAGGTAAGTGGGTCTGTTTCCATAGCAATTTGGAAACTTAAGTCTCCCAACCGGCCAGTCAAGAGCCTCCTGATTGAAAGGTACCTACCGTCTCCCGCCATTGGGGCGCGGCGCTTCCTGGGAAATGGAGTTACACGTTGCAATCCCTTTTGCCGCTTTTCGTCAGGGGACTACAAAGACCAGAATTCTTTTCGCTCACGAGTTAGGGCCGGTCTCAGGCAGCCAATCGGTAGTCAGAGGTGGACGGGGCCCGGATGCTTGAGGCGGgctgtagaaaaggaaaaagccgTGATTGGGTGGCGTTGGTCAGGCTGTTCGCAGGTGTTCAGTTCTGTCAGGCGTGCGGCAGGTGGGCCACTGTGCTGCTCCCCGAGACTGAGCAGGTTAGGCGTCCGCGGtcacagagcaggagggaggcgCTGAGGCCTGAAGCGGCCCCATCGCACAGAGCATCACCAGCCGCGGTGTCTGGCCCAGCTCACAGGAAGCCCCGGTCGGTAGGAGAGAAGCGTGGACGCCGTTACGGACCTGCGGGTGTTCGGGAGGGGGCGCAGTGTGGAACGCTGAGGGGACCCCAGACGAGGCACGGGTAGGGAACATtcccggaggaggaggagctgtTTGAGCTGAGACCCGAAGACCGGATGTTTGGGGTGGCGGTGGTGCGGTGGTTTGCGCACAGGCAGCGACGAGAAACAGCCTGTTGTGTGAATATGAACTGCGGGTGATGTGGTGTTGGAGAGCTAATTGAAAGTTCTGTATGAATTTGATCGTGGAAGATTTTGTTGGCCTGATTAGGTAGCTTGGATTTTGTCCTAAAGACATTGAGGAGCCACGAGAGGATTTCTA is drawn from Felis catus isolate Fca126 chromosome E2, F.catus_Fca126_mat1.0, whole genome shotgun sequence and contains these coding sequences:
- the DYRK1B gene encoding dual specificity tyrosine-phosphorylation-regulated kinase 1B isoform X5, translating into MAVPPGHGPFSGFPGPQEHTQVLPDVRLLPRRLPLAFRDATSAPLRKLSVDLIKTYKHINEVYYAKKKRRAQQAPPQDSSTKKEKKVLNHGYDDDNHDYIVRSGERWLERYEIDSLIGKGSFGQVVKAYDHQTQELVAIKIIKNKKAFLNQAQIELRLLELMNQHDTEMKYYIVHLKRHFMFRNHLCLVFELLSYNLYDLLRNTHFRGVSLNLTRKLAQQLCTALLFLATPELSIIHCDLKPENILLCNPKRSAIKIVDFGSSCQLGQRIYQYIQSRFYRSPEVLLGTPYDLAIDMWSLGCILVEMHTGEPLFSGSNEVDQMNRIVEVLGIPPAPMLDQAPKARKYFERLPGGGWTLRRTKELRKDYQGPGTRRLQEVLGVQTGGPGGRRAGEPGHSPADYLRFQDLVLRMLEYEPAARISPLGALQHGFFRRTADEATNTGPAGSSASTSPAPLDTCPSSSTASSISSSGGSSGSSSDNRTYRYSNRYCGGPGPPITDCEMNSPQVPPSQPLRPWAGGDVPHKTHQAPASASSLPGAGAQLPPQPRCLGRPPSPTSPPPPELMDVSLVGGPPDCSPPHPAPAPQHPAASALRTRMTGGRPPLPPPDDPATLGPRLGLRGVPQSTAASS
- the DYRK1B gene encoding dual specificity tyrosine-phosphorylation-regulated kinase 1B isoform X1 — protein: MLAARPPHWGPHRAPAPRGPRASPDPGLSGGGSRGAGCEKAPPGRAPAPGLAPLRPSEPTMAVPPGHGPFSGFPGPQEHTQVLPDVRLLPRRLPLAFRDATSAPLRKLSVDLIKTYKHINEVYYAKKKRRAQQAPPQDSSTKKEKKVLNHGYDDDNHDYIVRSGERWLERYEIDSLIGKGSFGQVVKAYDHQTQELVAIKIIKNKKAFLNQAQIELRLLELMNQHDTEMKYYIVHLKRHFMFRNHLCLVFELLSYNLYDLLRNTHFRGVSLNLTRKLAQQLCTALLFLATPELSIIHCDLKPENILLCNPKRSAIKIVDFGSSCQLGQRIYQYIQSRFYRSPEVLLGTPYDLAIDMWSLGCILVEMHTGEPLFSGSNEVDQMNRIVEVLGIPPAPMLDQAPKARKYFERLPGGGWTLRRTKELRKDYQGPGTRRLQEVLGVQTGGPGGRRAGEPGHSPADYLRFQDLVLRMLEYEPAARISPLGALQHGFFRRTADEATNTGPAGSSASTSPAPLDTCPSSSTASSISSSGGSSGSSSDNRTYRYSNRYCGGPGPPITDCEMNSPQVPPSQPLRPWAGGDVPHKTHQAPASASSLPGAGAQLPPQPRCLGRPPSPTSPPPPELMDVSLVGGPPDCSPPHPAPAPQHPAASALRTRMTGGRPPLPPPDDPATLGPRLGLRGVPQSTAASS
- the DYRK1B gene encoding dual specificity tyrosine-phosphorylation-regulated kinase 1B isoform X3; the encoded protein is MLAARPPHWGPHRAPAPRGPRASPDPGLSGGGSRGAGCEKAPPGRAPAPGLAPLRPSEPTMAVPPGHGPFSGFPGPQEHTQVLPDVRLLPRRLPLAFRDATSAPLRKLSVDLIKTYKHINEVYYAKKKRRAQQAPPQDSSTKKEKKVLNHGYDDDNHDYIVRSGERWLERYEIDSLIGKGSFGQVVKAYDHQTQELVAIKIIKNKKAFLNQAQIELRLLELMNQHDTEMKYYIVHLKRHFMFRNHLCLVFELLSYNLYDLLRNTHFRGVSLNLTRKLAQQLCTALLFLATPELSIIHCDLKPENILLCNPKRSAIKIVDFGSSCQLGQRIYQYIQSRFYRSPEVLLGTPYDLAIDMWSLGCILVEMHTGEPLFSGSNEVDQMNRIVEVLGIPPAPMLDQAPKARKYFERLPGGGWTLRRTKELRKDLVLRMLEYEPAARISPLGALQHGFFRRTADEATNTGPAGSSASTSPAPLDTCPSSSTASSISSSGGSSGSSSDNRTYRYSNRYCGGPGPPITDCEMNSPQVPPSQPLRPWAGGDVPHKTHQAPASASSLPGAGAQLPPQPRCLGRPPSPTSPPPPELMDVSLVGGPPDCSPPHPAPAPQHPAASALRTRMTGGRPPLPPPDDPATLGPRLGLRGVPQSTAASS
- the DYRK1B gene encoding dual specificity tyrosine-phosphorylation-regulated kinase 1B isoform X4 encodes the protein MGEGLWGEDFGVTGLSGGGSRGAGCEKAPPGRAPAPGLAPLRPSEPTMAVPPGHGPFSGFPGPQEHTQVLPDVRLLPRRLPLAFRDATSAPLRKLSVDLIKTYKHINEVYYAKKKRRAQQAPPQDSSTKKEKKVLNHGYDDDNHDYIVRSGERWLERYEIDSLIGKGSFGQVVKAYDHQTQELVAIKIIKNKKAFLNQAQIELRLLELMNQHDTEMKYYIVHLKRHFMFRNHLCLVFELLSYNLYDLLRNTHFRGVSLNLTRKLAQQLCTALLFLATPELSIIHCDLKPENILLCNPKRSAIKIVDFGSSCQLGQRIYQYIQSRFYRSPEVLLGTPYDLAIDMWSLGCILVEMHTGEPLFSGSNEVDQMNRIVEVLGIPPAPMLDQAPKARKYFERLPGGGWTLRRTKELRKDYQGPGTRRLQEVLGVQTGGPGGRRAGEPGHSPADYLRFQDLVLRMLEYEPAARISPLGALQHGFFRRTADEATNTGPAGSSASTSPAPLDTCPSSSTASSISSSGGSSGSSSDNRTYRYSNRYCGGPGPPITDCEMNSPQVPPSQPLRPWAGGDVPHKTHQAPASASSLPGAGAQLPPQPRCLGRPPSPTSPPPPELMDVSLVGGPPDCSPPHPAPAPQHPAASALRTRMTGGRPPLPPPDDPATLGPRLGLRGVPQSTAASS
- the DYRK1B gene encoding dual specificity tyrosine-phosphorylation-regulated kinase 1B isoform X2; translation: MLAARPPHWGPHRAPAPRGPRASPDPGLSGGGSRGAGCEKAPPGRAPAPGLAPLRPSEPTMAVPPGHGPFSGFPGPQEHTQVLPDVRLLPRRLPLAFRDATSAPLRKLSVDLIKTYKHINEVYYAKKKRRAQQAPPQDSSTKKEKKVLNHGYDDDNHDYIVRSGERWLERYEIDSLIGKGSFGQVVKAYDHQTQELVAIKIIKNKKAFLNQAQIELRLLELMNQHDTEMKYYIVHLKRHFMFRNHLCLVFELLSYNLYDLLRNTHFRGVSLNLTRKLAQQLCTALLFLATPELSIIHCDLKPENILLCNPKRSAIKIVDFGSSCQLGQRIYQYIQSRFYRSPEVLLGTPYDLAIDMWSLGCILVEMHTGEPLFSGSNEVDQMNRIVEVLGIPPAPMLDQAPKARKYFERLPGGGWTLRRTKELRKDYQGPGTRRLQEDLVLRMLEYEPAARISPLGALQHGFFRRTADEATNTGPAGSSASTSPAPLDTCPSSSTASSISSSGGSSGSSSDNRTYRYSNRYCGGPGPPITDCEMNSPQVPPSQPLRPWAGGDVPHKTHQAPASASSLPGAGAQLPPQPRCLGRPPSPTSPPPPELMDVSLVGGPPDCSPPHPAPAPQHPAASALRTRMTGGRPPLPPPDDPATLGPRLGLRGVPQSTAASS